The following DNA comes from Mycobacteroides immunogenum.
CGCAGATCGGGAACACCCACAGCCTCCAGGGTTTCCGCCCGGAACAGCGCGCCGTTGAACAGTGAGGCAATGCCCGGCAGTAGGTCCTGGCCGGCCTCGGTGCGCAGTTCCTCTGCCCTGCGGCGCCACACCAGCCCGCGCCGCAAGGGGAACGCCAACCGACCGGGATCGTCGATATCGCACACCATGGGCGATACCTCCGCGAGGCGATGCTTGTGGGCGCAAGCCAGCAGTGTTTCCAAGACATCGGTGCCGCCGGGCCGGCCGTCGTCGTCGGCAAGCCAGACCCAGTCGGCGCCCAGGGTGAGTGCGTGCAGCATGCCGAGCGCGAATCCGCCTGCGCCGCCCAGGTTTCGGGTGGATCCCAAGTATGTGGCGGCGACCGGCTGCCCCTCGACGAGTGCCTTGACGGCGGGGTCGTTGTCGTTGTCCACTACGACAAGATGGTCCGGGGCGACGGTCTGCGCCGTCACGATCCGCAGGGATTGCGCCAGCTCCGCCGCACGCCGGTAGGTGACGACGACGGCGACGACCTTGTCAGGCATGCCGGTCGTCTTCGGCCAGGATCTGGGCCACGTGATCGCCGGCCTCATTGCCTTCGTAGGCGCGGACCACGTCCTCGATGCCGCCGCTCATCTTGACGGTGCCATGGTCGATCCACATCGCCGTGTTGCACAGCCGGGCCAGGAATTCATTGGAGTGGCTGGCGAAGACGAGCATGCCGGAGCGTTCTACCAACTGCTGCAACCGGATTCGTGCCTTCTTCATGAACTCGGCGTCGACGGCGCCGATGCCCTCGTCGAGTAGCAGGATCTCGGGGTCGATGCTGGTGACCACCCCCATGGCCAGACGTACGCGCATTCCGGTCGAATATGTGCGCAGGGGCATGGAGAGGTACTCGCCCAGCTCGGTGAAGTCGGCGATCTCATCAACCTTCGCCTGCATCTGCTTGCGGGTCTGCCCCAGGAACATGCCGCGGATGATGATGTTCTCGTACCCGGAGATTTCCGGGTCCATGCCCACGCCCAGGTCGAATACGGGCGCGACCCGGCCCTTGATGGAGGCGCTCCCCCGTGTGGGCTCATAGATTCCTGAAAGTAGCCGCAGCAGAGTCGATTTGCCCGCGCCGTTGTGGCCCACGAGCCCGACCCGGTCGCCCTCCTTGAGGGACAGCGTGATGTCACGAAGGGCTTCGATGACCACCACATTGGACTCGTTGCGCCCGATGGCGCCGCCGGCTTTGCCGAGGAAAGCCTTCTTGAGCGAGCGTGACTTGGCGTCGAATATCGGGAATTCCACCCACGCCTCGTGGGTCTGGATACTGACCATCGTCGCGCGGCCTACAGGTACTGGCCGGTGCCGCTGCCGCCGCCCTGCGCGGGTACCGAAAGGCCCGGAGGCAGCGCCCCCGTACGCATCTGCTGAAGCTGCGCGCGCGCCGCCATCTGCTGGGCGAAGAGCGCGGTCTGGATGCCGTGGAACAGCCCCTCTAGCCAGCCCACCAGCTGCGCCTGTGCGATGCGCAGCTCGGCATCGGAGGGAATGGTGTCCTCGTTGAACGGCAACGCCAGGCGCTCCAGCTCCTCGCGCAGCTCGGGGGCCAGCCCCTCTTCGAGTTCGCGGATGGAGGTGGCGTGGATCTCGCGCAGCCGGGAGCGGCTGGCGTCATCGAGCGGAGCCGCGCGCACTTCCTCCAGCAGCTGCTTGATCATCGTGCCGATGCGCATCACCTTGGCGGGCTGTTCGACGAGATCGGTGACCGACAGGTCATCATCGGCGGCGCTGTCCGCGTCGCGTTCCTGTGCGCCCAGGATGATCACCTGGTCGTCGTCCTCGTCATGACCTGGATGGGTCATTTGTCACCTTCCGCATCTGGTTTTCGGTCGCCAACCCATTCGTAGATCTGGGCGGCGCCGTTGTCGTACAGCTTTCTCCATGATCGGGATATGTCCAACGACCTTAGTCCGTCGGGAACTGTGAACCCCTGGACTACGGGAGTGCTGGTCATGACGTAGCGAATGTTCAGCGCATGCACAGCTTCGGTCACGCGCCTGTCGGTATCGGCGTCGTCCGCGTAGGCCCAGAAGATGTAGCGGTGATAACCCGGCCCCTGCTGCTGCGGGAAGTCGTAGTGCGTCCACAGCGGGTGCAGGCCCGCGACCGCGTACATCCAGCCCGAGCCGTCCACGTTTCCGTCGCCGATGGTGGTGTTCTTGGCGCCGGGCAGGGTCGCCAGGTACGCGAAGGCGTCGAGTTTCTTGGGCCCGACCATCACCTGGTCGTATTTGGCGCCCACGAGGTACTTGTGCGGCAGGAAGTAGTGCCGGGCCGAGAAACCGCAGACCACCGCCAACACGACAGCGGTGGCCACCAGTGCCCAGCGCGCGTCGGCCCGCGCGGCGCGTGCCCTGCGCAGCCCGGCCAGCGCGGCGGCGGCCAGGGCGAATAGGCCGATCCCCGCGGCCGGCGCCAGTAGCAGGCAGACGATGGCGGACAAGCGACGCGGGTCGCTGTAG
Coding sequences within:
- the wzt gene encoding galactan export ABC transporter ATP-binding subunit Wzt/RfbE, with the protein product MVSIQTHEAWVEFPIFDAKSRSLKKAFLGKAGGAIGRNESNVVVIEALRDITLSLKEGDRVGLVGHNGAGKSTLLRLLSGIYEPTRGSASIKGRVAPVFDLGVGMDPEISGYENIIIRGMFLGQTRKQMQAKVDEIADFTELGEYLSMPLRTYSTGMRVRLAMGVVTSIDPEILLLDEGIGAVDAEFMKKARIRLQQLVERSGMLVFASHSNEFLARLCNTAMWIDHGTVKMSGGIEDVVRAYEGNEAGDHVAQILAEDDRHA
- the glfT1 gene encoding galactofuranosyltransferase GlfT1, yielding MPDKVVAVVVTYRRAAELAQSLRIVTAQTVAPDHLVVVDNDNDPAVKALVEGQPVAATYLGSTRNLGGAGGFALGMLHALTLGADWVWLADDDGRPGGTDVLETLLACAHKHRLAEVSPMVCDIDDPGRLAFPLRRGLVWRRRAEELRTEAGQDLLPGIASLFNGALFRAETLEAVGVPDLRLFVRGDEVDVHRRLVRSGLPFGTCLDATYLHPNGAAEFKPILGGRMHTQYPDDATKRYFTYRNRGYLMSQPGMRKLLLQEWVRFGWYFLITRRDPAGLRDWIALRRLGRREQFGRPGNPTPSVQEK
- a CDS encoding bacterial proteasome activator family protein; the encoded protein is MTHPGHDEDDDQVIILGAQERDADSAADDDLSVTDLVEQPAKVMRIGTMIKQLLEEVRAAPLDDASRSRLREIHATSIRELEEGLAPELREELERLALPFNEDTIPSDAELRIAQAQLVGWLEGLFHGIQTALFAQQMAARAQLQQMRTGALPPGLSVPAQGGGSGTGQYL